A region of Sphingobium amiense DNA encodes the following proteins:
- a CDS encoding F0F1 ATP synthase subunit epsilon has protein sequence MKLRITDPTAILVDTDVRSVRAEDASGSFGILSGHADFLTALGVSIVSWRGADGAPGYCAVRNGILTVSHGTGVAVATREGHVGDDLGTLEHDVLARYRERDEGERSERTASAKLRMQAIRHMVEALQGGGRELGL, from the coding sequence ATGAAGCTGCGGATCACCGATCCGACCGCGATCCTCGTCGACACGGACGTCAGGTCGGTTCGCGCCGAGGATGCCAGCGGCAGTTTCGGCATCCTGTCGGGCCACGCCGATTTCCTGACCGCGCTTGGCGTCTCGATCGTCTCCTGGCGGGGCGCCGATGGCGCTCCAGGCTATTGCGCGGTGCGCAACGGCATTCTGACCGTAAGCCACGGCACGGGGGTCGCGGTCGCGACGCGCGAAGGCCATGTCGGCGATGACCTCGGAACGCTCGAGCATGACGTGCTCGCGCGCTACCGCGAGCGCGACGAGGGCGAACGATCCGAACGGACCGCGTCGGCGAAGCTCAGGATGCAGGCGATCCGCCATATGGTCGAGGCCCTGCAGGGTGGTGGCCGGGAGCTTGGTCTGTGA
- a CDS encoding AtpZ/AtpI family protein, with protein sequence MTADKPEQPIVEAIRTRAERRRLAQRLPSVARNLGQIGVLGWQIVLPALVGLAIGRWLDHRLDSGIFWTAPLLLVGLALGCWSGWRWMHRQ encoded by the coding sequence GTGACCGCGGACAAGCCCGAGCAGCCGATCGTCGAAGCCATCCGGACCCGCGCGGAACGGCGGCGGCTTGCGCAGCGGCTTCCTTCCGTCGCCCGCAATCTCGGCCAGATCGGCGTGCTCGGCTGGCAGATCGTCCTGCCCGCGCTGGTCGGTCTCGCGATCGGCCGCTGGCTCGACCACCGGCTGGATAGCGGCATCTTCTGGACCGCGCCGCTCCTGCTCGTCGGGCTCGCCCTCGGCTGCTGGTCGGGCTGGCGCTGGATGCACCGGCAATGA
- the fabI gene encoding enoyl-ACP reductase FabI translates to MKPLVDLTGKRGLVIGIANAHSIAAGCAQAFHDCGARLAATYLNGKAEPFVAPVAETLGVEWLAACDVRVPGEVEALFERVKSEWGGLDFLLHSIAFAPKEDLHGRVVDSSAEGFALAMDVSCHSFLRMARLAEPLMSDGGRLLCVTFYGSERVVEHYNLMGPVKAALESATRYVAAELGPKGIRAHAISPGPIATRAASGIDRFDELLERAAATVPQHQLVTIEDVGGLAAFLVSDAGRHITGTIIPVDGGQHLLG, encoded by the coding sequence ATGAAACCTCTCGTCGATCTTACTGGCAAGCGCGGCCTGGTGATCGGTATCGCCAACGCGCATAGCATCGCGGCGGGTTGCGCCCAGGCCTTTCACGACTGTGGGGCGAGACTGGCGGCGACCTATCTCAACGGAAAGGCCGAGCCGTTCGTGGCGCCCGTCGCGGAGACCCTGGGAGTCGAATGGCTCGCCGCGTGCGATGTCCGGGTGCCGGGCGAAGTGGAGGCCCTGTTCGAGCGGGTGAAGTCCGAATGGGGCGGCCTCGATTTCCTGCTTCACTCGATCGCTTTCGCGCCGAAGGAGGATTTGCACGGCCGCGTCGTCGACAGCTCGGCCGAAGGCTTCGCGCTGGCGATGGACGTCTCGTGCCACAGCTTCCTGCGCATGGCGCGTCTCGCCGAGCCGCTGATGTCGGATGGCGGCCGCCTGCTGTGCGTCACCTTCTACGGGTCGGAGCGGGTGGTCGAGCACTACAACCTGATGGGGCCGGTCAAAGCGGCCCTCGAAAGCGCGACCCGCTATGTCGCGGCTGAGCTTGGCCCCAAGGGCATTCGCGCCCATGCGATCTCGCCAGGCCCGATCGCGACCCGCGCTGCCAGCGGCATCGACCGCTTCGACGAGCTGCTCGAACGGGCCGCGGCGACGGTCCCGCAGCACCAGCTCGTGACCATCGAGGATGTCGGAGGGCTCGCCGCCTTTCTGGTGAGCGATGCCGGCCGCCATATCACCGGCACGATCATTCCGGTCGATGGCGGTCAGCACCTGCTCGGCTAG
- the cueR gene encoding Cu(I)-responsive transcriptional regulator, which yields MNIGEASKQSGVSERMIRHYEKIGLIPAPPRRGAGYRDYGESDLHRLRFIANARDLGFPIEEIRTLLGLWADTGRSSADVKRVALARAEELQRKAEALTTLRETLVDLAERCHGDERPDCPIIAELSLDRKC from the coding sequence GTGAACATCGGGGAGGCGTCGAAGCAAAGCGGGGTCTCGGAGCGGATGATCCGCCATTATGAGAAGATCGGCCTCATCCCGGCGCCGCCGCGCCGGGGAGCGGGTTATCGCGACTATGGCGAGAGTGACCTCCATCGCCTGCGGTTCATCGCCAATGCCCGCGATCTCGGTTTTCCGATCGAGGAGATCCGGACCCTGCTCGGCCTGTGGGCCGACACGGGCCGCAGCAGCGCCGATGTAAAGCGGGTCGCGTTGGCGCGGGCGGAGGAATTGCAGCGCAAGGCCGAAGCGCTGACGACCCTGCGCGAGACCCTCGTCGATCTCGCCGAGCGCTGTCATGGCGACGAGCGGCCAGATTGTCCCATCATCGCCGAACTGAGTCTCGACAGAAAATGTTAG
- a CDS encoding PHA/PHB synthase family protein: protein MDGLATTLDRSSFAAIAQLTSGQSPATLAQSFSDWWTHILCSPGRQLQLAAKGGRKLMRLADYAMRSASGSDPEPAIDPLPQDRRFADAAWKRHPFDLIEQAFLLQQQWWHAATTGVSGVTGHHEAIVEFATRQMLDMVSPTNFIPTNPVLQQRILETGGQCLVEGARFFCDDLERLVRGEPAAGTEAYRVGEKVAATAGKVVFRNRVMELIQYAPATETVRPEPILIVPAWIMKYYILDLSPENSLIRWLVGQGYTVFCISWHNPDSADRDLDMEDYRLLGPMAAVDVIQAITGTEKIHAAGYCIGGTLLAITAAAMARDEDERLASVTLFAAQTEFSEPGELGLFIDEAEINLIDAMMWARGFLDSSHMGGAFQMLRSNDLLWSRILSTYLMGEREPMTDLMAWNADGTRMPYAMHAQYLRRLFLDNDLSEGRYEAGGHPVSLSGLRMPIFMVGTETDHVAPWRSTHKLHMLTGAEIRFVLTSGGHNAGIVSEPGHPHRHYRIATRMQDGPAPGPDAWLERAEVREGSWWPEWSSWLGSHSGEAAAPPAMGAPERNYPPLGDAPGRYVLER from the coding sequence TTGGACGGTCTGGCCACGACGCTGGATCGGTCGAGCTTCGCCGCCATCGCGCAGCTGACTTCAGGCCAGTCGCCCGCCACTTTGGCGCAGTCTTTTTCCGACTGGTGGACGCACATTCTCTGCTCGCCAGGCAGGCAGCTGCAGCTCGCCGCCAAGGGCGGGCGCAAGCTGATGCGGCTCGCCGACTATGCCATGCGCAGCGCATCCGGCAGCGATCCCGAGCCGGCGATCGATCCGCTGCCCCAGGATCGGCGCTTCGCCGACGCAGCCTGGAAGCGCCATCCGTTCGACCTGATCGAGCAGGCCTTCCTGCTCCAGCAGCAATGGTGGCATGCCGCGACGACCGGCGTGAGCGGCGTCACCGGGCACCACGAAGCGATCGTCGAGTTCGCGACCCGCCAGATGCTCGACATGGTGTCCCCGACCAATTTCATCCCGACCAACCCCGTGCTCCAGCAGCGCATCCTCGAAACCGGAGGACAATGCCTTGTCGAGGGTGCGCGATTTTTTTGCGACGACCTGGAACGCCTGGTACGCGGGGAGCCCGCAGCGGGCACGGAGGCCTATCGGGTCGGCGAGAAGGTCGCAGCCACGGCTGGCAAGGTCGTGTTTCGCAACAGGGTCATGGAACTGATCCAATATGCGCCCGCAACCGAGACGGTGCGTCCGGAGCCGATATTGATCGTGCCGGCATGGATCATGAAATATTACATCCTCGACCTGTCGCCGGAAAATTCGCTCATCCGCTGGCTGGTAGGGCAGGGCTACACCGTGTTCTGCATCTCCTGGCACAATCCCGACAGCGCCGACCGCGATCTCGACATGGAGGATTATCGCCTGCTTGGGCCGATGGCCGCCGTTGATGTCATCCAGGCGATTACCGGCACCGAGAAGATCCACGCGGCCGGCTATTGTATCGGCGGCACGCTGCTCGCCATCACCGCGGCCGCGATGGCGCGCGATGAAGATGAGCGTCTGGCGAGCGTCACGCTGTTCGCCGCCCAGACCGAGTTCAGCGAGCCGGGCGAACTTGGTCTGTTCATCGACGAGGCGGAGATCAACCTGATCGATGCGATGATGTGGGCGCGCGGCTTTCTCGACAGCAGCCATATGGGCGGCGCCTTCCAGATGCTGCGGTCCAACGATCTGCTCTGGTCGCGCATCCTCTCGACCTATCTCATGGGCGAGCGCGAGCCGATGACCGACCTCATGGCATGGAACGCCGACGGCACCCGCATGCCCTATGCCATGCACGCGCAATATCTTCGGCGCCTGTTCCTCGACAATGACCTGTCCGAAGGGCGCTACGAGGCCGGCGGCCACCCGGTCTCGCTCTCGGGGCTGCGCATGCCGATCTTCATGGTGGGCACGGAAACCGACCATGTCGCGCCGTGGCGCTCGACCCACAAGCTCCACATGCTGACGGGCGCGGAGATCCGCTTCGTGCTGACGAGCGGTGGCCACAATGCCGGGATCGTCTCCGAGCCCGGGCATCCTCATCGCCATTATCGCATCGCGACACGGATGCAGGATGGCCCGGCGCCAGGTCCCGATGCCTGGCTGGAGCGGGCCGAGGTGCGCGAAGGGTCGTGGTGGCCGGAATGGAGTTCATGGCTTGGATCGCACTCGGGCGAGGCGGCGGCCCCACCGGCGATGGGCGCGCCCGAACGGAACTATCCGCCGCTCGGTGATGCCCCCGGGCGCTACGTGCTGGAGCGCTGA
- the atpD gene encoding F0F1 ATP synthase subunit beta, protein MGVIPSIARLGRIAALRGPVLDVEFDEGPLPAVNEALRVDASSGPLVAEVQSHIDDRTVRAVALQPTSGLARNVGVTALGAPIAVPVGDKVLGRLLTPTGQVGDGGAPLGPDVPLRPIHRAPPPLEDQNAATAMFETGIKVIDLLAPLAQGGKAAMFGGAGVGKTVLVMELINAMVARYEGVSVFAGIGERSREGHELLTDMRGSGVIDKTVLVFGQMNEPPGARWRVGLTALTIAEYFRDEQKRNVLLLMDNVFRFVQAGSEVSGLLGRMPSRVGYQPTLASEVAALQERIASVHGAAVTAIEAVYVPADDFTDPAVTAISAHLDSSILLSRAMAAEGIYPAVDPLGSSSILLDPQVVGDHHYALAQQVRETIAHYRELQDIISLLGIEELGREDRLIVGRARRLQRFLTQPFMVTQAFTGQAGRSVGLADTLKGVAAILAGATDDWPESAFYMVGDIEEARSRVGQGA, encoded by the coding sequence ATGGGCGTGATACCGTCCATAGCCAGGCTCGGCCGGATTGCGGCGCTGCGCGGTCCCGTCCTCGACGTCGAGTTCGACGAAGGGCCGCTGCCCGCGGTCAATGAAGCGCTGCGCGTCGATGCATCGTCAGGCCCGCTGGTCGCGGAAGTGCAGAGCCATATCGATGACCGCACCGTCCGCGCCGTCGCGCTTCAGCCGACCTCCGGTCTCGCTCGTAATGTCGGCGTGACGGCCTTGGGCGCCCCCATCGCGGTCCCGGTCGGAGACAAGGTTCTGGGGCGGCTCCTTACGCCGACCGGGCAGGTGGGTGACGGCGGCGCGCCGCTTGGGCCGGATGTTCCATTGAGGCCCATTCACCGCGCACCCCCGCCGCTCGAAGACCAGAACGCGGCGACGGCGATGTTCGAGACTGGCATCAAGGTCATCGATCTGCTCGCGCCGCTCGCCCAGGGTGGCAAGGCGGCGATGTTCGGGGGCGCGGGGGTGGGGAAGACCGTGCTGGTGATGGAACTCATCAACGCGATGGTCGCGCGCTATGAAGGTGTTTCCGTCTTTGCCGGCATCGGAGAGCGATCGCGCGAGGGCCATGAGCTGCTCACGGACATGCGCGGCTCGGGCGTGATCGACAAGACCGTGCTCGTTTTCGGGCAGATGAACGAGCCGCCGGGCGCGCGCTGGCGGGTAGGGCTGACCGCGCTCACCATCGCCGAATATTTCCGCGACGAGCAGAAGCGCAATGTCCTGCTGCTCATGGATAATGTGTTCCGCTTCGTCCAGGCCGGCAGCGAAGTCTCCGGCCTGCTCGGACGCATGCCTTCACGCGTCGGCTACCAGCCGACGCTGGCCAGCGAAGTGGCCGCGCTGCAGGAGCGCATCGCCTCGGTGCATGGAGCGGCGGTGACCGCGATCGAGGCGGTCTATGTGCCCGCCGACGATTTCACCGACCCTGCGGTCACCGCCATCTCCGCCCATCTCGACAGTTCCATTCTGCTCTCGCGCGCCATGGCGGCCGAAGGCATCTATCCCGCGGTCGATCCCCTGGGATCCTCGTCGATCCTGCTCGATCCGCAGGTCGTGGGCGATCATCATTACGCGCTCGCCCAGCAGGTCCGGGAGACGATCGCGCATTATCGCGAGCTCCAGGACATCATCTCGCTGCTCGGTATCGAGGAGCTGGGCCGCGAGGATCGGCTGATCGTCGGCAGGGCGCGGCGGCTGCAGCGCTTCCTGACCCAGCCCTTCATGGTGACCCAGGCCTTCACCGGGCAAGCCGGCCGTTCTGTGGGGCTGGCCGATACGCTGAAGGGCGTCGCGGCCATCCTGGCCGGCGCGACCGACGACTGGCCCGAGAGCGCCTTCTACATGGTAGGCGATATTGAAGAGGCACGCTCTCGCGTGGGGCAGGGCGCATGA
- a CDS encoding acetate/propionate family kinase — translation MAEILCLNAGSSSLKFALYAEPGTDEPSLLASGKIENIGLEPHLIARDAKGDVLAERRWTKDGTITHETLLEDLLREIEASVGDDLIAVGHRIVHGGTDYSAPARVDAPLLAALEALCPLAPLHQPHNLAAVRAVSRLRPAVLQVACFDTGFHHGQPPIATRLALPRALGEEGMRRYGFHGISYEYIARQLRSIDPDTGGGRTIAAHLGNGASLCAMAGGRSIDTTMGFTALDGLVMGTRCGALDPGAVLYLFQQRGMTAREVEHLLYSESGLLGVSGVSSDMRALLGSETPAAGEAIELFVWQIARQAGALASSLGGLDTFVFTAGIGENSPEIRARVAGRLGWLGVDLDADANLRGDAVISAPSSRVAVRVIPTDEERMIAIHAADLLREEPKA, via the coding sequence ATGGCTGAAATCCTGTGCCTCAACGCCGGTTCGTCGAGCCTTAAGTTCGCGCTCTACGCCGAGCCGGGCACTGATGAGCCCTCTTTGCTGGCGAGCGGCAAGATCGAGAATATCGGCCTTGAGCCGCACCTGATCGCGCGCGATGCGAAGGGGGATGTCCTTGCCGAGCGGCGCTGGACGAAAGACGGCACGATCACGCACGAGACGCTGCTCGAGGATTTGCTGCGGGAGATCGAAGCCTCGGTCGGCGACGATCTGATCGCGGTCGGCCATCGGATCGTTCATGGCGGCACCGACTATTCAGCGCCGGCGCGGGTCGACGCGCCACTCCTCGCCGCGCTCGAGGCGCTTTGCCCACTGGCGCCATTGCATCAGCCCCATAATCTCGCCGCGGTCCGCGCCGTCTCCAGGCTGCGCCCCGCTGTGCTGCAAGTCGCCTGCTTCGACACCGGCTTCCATCATGGCCAGCCCCCGATCGCGACGCGCCTCGCGCTGCCGCGCGCGCTTGGCGAAGAGGGCATGCGGCGCTACGGTTTTCACGGCATCTCCTACGAATATATCGCGCGGCAGCTGCGTTCGATCGATCCCGATACAGGCGGTGGCCGCACGATCGCCGCGCATCTCGGCAACGGGGCCAGCCTTTGCGCGATGGCCGGGGGGCGCAGCATCGACACGACGATGGGGTTCACCGCGCTCGACGGGCTGGTGATGGGTACGCGCTGCGGCGCGCTCGACCCGGGCGCGGTGCTCTATCTTTTCCAGCAGAGGGGCATGACGGCGCGTGAAGTCGAGCATCTCCTCTACAGTGAGTCCGGCCTTTTGGGCGTGTCCGGCGTCTCCAGCGACATGCGCGCGCTTCTCGGCAGCGAAACGCCCGCCGCTGGGGAAGCGATCGAGCTCTTCGTCTGGCAGATCGCGCGCCAGGCCGGCGCTCTCGCGTCCTCGCTCGGGGGTCTCGACACATTCGTGTTCACTGCCGGGATCGGCGAGAATTCGCCTGAAATTCGCGCCCGCGTCGCCGGTCGGCTCGGCTGGCTCGGCGTGGACCTCGACGCGGACGCGAACCTCCGAGGAGATGCAGTCATCAGCGCGCCGTCCAGCCGTGTCGCCGTCCGCGTCATCCCGACCGATGAGGAAAGGATGATCGCTATCCACGCCGCCGATCTGCTGCGTGAGGAGCCGAAAGCATGA
- a CDS encoding F0F1 ATP synthase subunit C, whose translation MNWIHLASILGAAFAISIGAIAPALGQGRAVAAAMDAIARQPEAANTVSRTLFVGLAMIETMAIYCLVIALLLLFANPFA comes from the coding sequence ATGAACTGGATCCATCTCGCCAGCATCCTCGGAGCCGCTTTCGCGATCTCGATCGGCGCAATCGCCCCGGCGCTCGGGCAGGGCAGGGCCGTCGCCGCCGCGATGGACGCGATCGCGCGCCAGCCCGAAGCCGCCAACACCGTCTCGCGCACGCTGTTCGTGGGCCTCGCGATGATCGAGACGATGGCGATCTACTGCCTCGTGATCGCGCTGCTGCTGCTCTTCGCCAACCCGTTCGCCTGA
- a CDS encoding ATP synthase subunit I, whose translation MSQLSPILFLALGFAVGLAHFAAIAREADLVTHGGPASRAILLRLGRLAVTILVLVIASRQGWPALLAATTGFMGGRQIMLHRLGGAR comes from the coding sequence ATGAGCCAGCTCTCCCCCATCCTGTTCCTGGCCCTCGGATTTGCGGTCGGCCTCGCCCATTTCGCGGCCATCGCCAGAGAAGCCGACCTCGTCACCCATGGCGGCCCGGCATCGCGCGCGATCCTGCTCAGGCTCGGGCGTCTCGCCGTCACTATTCTGGTTCTCGTCATCGCCAGCCGGCAAGGGTGGCCGGCGCTTCTTGCCGCAACAACCGGCTTCATGGGCGGGCGCCAGATCATGCTCCACCGGCTCGGAGGCGCCCGATGA
- a CDS encoding F0F1 ATP synthase subunit B family protein, translating into MRIDWWTLALQAVNVLILVWLLGRFLFRPVMDAIAARQASAQALLDEAREAKDRAQAEAQALKTQNDGFVADAAARRAEIRTEAEAERQRLLAQARLEADAVVEQGHAAIDAERGRVAAQWREKAANLAASMAGTLLARLPPEQTVQAMVDALKARLGDLSEADRRSLAAAGPVTVATPAPLTADLQTQVARALGEILPDTATPIFAVDPDLIAGAELRTPHAVVRNSWRADLDAMVESLNEDDHARIA; encoded by the coding sequence ATGCGGATCGACTGGTGGACGCTCGCGCTGCAGGCGGTCAATGTCCTCATCCTCGTGTGGCTGCTCGGACGCTTCCTGTTCCGTCCGGTGATGGATGCCATCGCTGCCCGCCAGGCATCGGCCCAGGCGCTGCTCGACGAAGCGCGGGAGGCAAAGGACCGGGCACAGGCCGAAGCGCAGGCGCTCAAAACGCAGAATGACGGCTTCGTCGCGGATGCGGCGGCTCGCCGCGCCGAGATCCGGACCGAGGCCGAAGCGGAGCGCCAGCGCCTCCTCGCGCAGGCCAGGCTCGAGGCGGACGCCGTCGTCGAGCAAGGCCATGCGGCGATCGATGCCGAACGCGGGCGGGTGGCGGCGCAGTGGCGGGAAAAGGCAGCGAACCTCGCCGCCTCGATGGCAGGCACGTTGCTCGCTCGTCTCCCGCCCGAGCAGACGGTGCAGGCCATGGTCGACGCGCTCAAGGCGCGGCTCGGAGACCTTTCCGAGGCGGATCGCCGCAGCCTGGCGGCCGCCGGGCCCGTCACCGTCGCGACGCCCGCGCCGCTGACGGCCGATCTGCAGACGCAGGTAGCGCGCGCGCTTGGCGAAATCCTGCCGGATACCGCGACCCCGATCTTCGCAGTCGATCCAGATCTCATCGCCGGCGCGGAGCTTCGCACGCCCCACGCCGTCGTGCGCAACAGCTGGCGCGCCGATCTCGACGCCATGGTTGAGAGCCTCAATGAAGACGATCATGCCCGGATCGCCTGA
- a CDS encoding F0F1 ATP synthase subunit A, translated as MKFASPLESHVLFAIGPVPISQPVATTWGIMAFLTIGSWLLTRRLALRPTRAQAALELVVETVAGQIRETMEAEPQRYLPLIGTLFLFLLVANWSSLIPGVEPPTATLETDAALALIVFGATLWFGVRALGPRAYLATFARPSILLAPLNIVELFTRSFSLMVRLFGNVMSGVFMIGVVLSLAGLLVPIPLMALEMLTGAVQAYIFGALAMVFIGSAISENGARPPSKQESPA; from the coding sequence ATGAAATTCGCGTCACCACTTGAAAGCCATGTGCTGTTCGCGATCGGTCCGGTGCCGATCAGCCAGCCGGTCGCCACGACCTGGGGCATCATGGCCTTCCTTACAATCGGAAGCTGGCTGCTGACCCGCCGCCTTGCGTTACGCCCAACCCGAGCCCAAGCGGCGCTCGAGCTGGTCGTCGAGACCGTCGCCGGCCAGATCCGCGAGACGATGGAGGCGGAACCGCAGCGTTATCTGCCGCTGATCGGCACGCTGTTCCTGTTCCTGCTGGTCGCCAACTGGTCGTCGCTGATCCCCGGCGTCGAGCCGCCGACCGCGACCCTCGAAACCGACGCGGCGCTGGCGCTGATCGTCTTCGGCGCGACGCTCTGGTTCGGCGTCCGCGCGCTCGGGCCCAGGGCCTATCTCGCGACCTTCGCGCGCCCCTCGATCCTGCTCGCCCCGCTCAATATCGTCGAGCTCTTCACCCGCAGCTTCTCGCTGATGGTGCGCCTGTTCGGCAACGTCATGAGCGGCGTCTTCATGATCGGCGTCGTGCTGAGCCTCGCCGGGCTGCTCGTCCCGATCCCGCTCATGGCGCTCGAAATGCTGACCGGCGCGGTCCAGGCCTACATTTTCGGCGCGCTCGCCATGGTCTTTATCGGGAGCGCTATCAGCGAGAACGGCGCCCGCCCGCCATCCAAACAGGAGTCCCCCGCATGA
- a CDS encoding bifunctional enoyl-CoA hydratase/phosphate acetyltransferase, whose product MAAANLIENRTFDEIAVGDTASLTRTLSADDIQLFAAVSGDVNPAHLDPVYAETDMFHRVIAHGMWGAGLISAILGTELPGPGAIYLGQSLRFTRPVGVGDTITACVTVAQKRAEHHVIVLDCTCVNQKGETVISGQAEVKAPTEKVSRPRMPLPDVRIASHDRFRQLMARAKDGSACVTAVVHPCSADAMRAVAEAADAGIVVPILIGPAARMTNAAKDAGVDIAAFRVIDVPHSHAAAAEAVARVRAGEAALLMKGSLHTDELMGAVVSSDTGLRTERRISHAYVMDVPGYPRPLIITDAAINIEPTLEDKADIARNAIDLAHVIGIEQPRVAILAAVETVNPKMRTTLDAAALCKMADRGQIEGALLDGPLALDNAISEAAVREKSIVSPVAGQADILLVPDLEAGNMLAKQLTFLGGADAAGVVLGARAPIILTSRADSVRTRLASCALAVLLARAATKAAPGVAGQRRDG is encoded by the coding sequence ATGGCCGCCGCCAACCTCATCGAGAACCGCACGTTCGACGAGATCGCCGTCGGCGATACGGCCAGCCTCACCCGCACGCTGTCCGCCGACGACATCCAGCTCTTCGCGGCGGTGTCAGGCGACGTGAATCCGGCGCATCTCGACCCTGTCTATGCCGAAACGGACATGTTCCACAGGGTCATCGCTCATGGCATGTGGGGCGCGGGGCTCATCTCGGCGATCCTGGGAACCGAGCTGCCAGGGCCCGGTGCGATCTATCTCGGCCAATCGCTTCGCTTCACCCGCCCGGTGGGCGTCGGCGACACCATCACGGCCTGCGTCACCGTCGCGCAGAAGCGCGCCGAGCATCATGTCATCGTTCTCGACTGCACCTGTGTGAACCAGAAGGGCGAGACCGTCATCAGCGGCCAGGCCGAGGTCAAGGCGCCCACCGAGAAAGTCAGCCGGCCCCGCATGCCGCTTCCCGACGTGCGGATCGCCAGCCACGACCGCTTCCGCCAGTTGATGGCGCGCGCCAAGGACGGATCTGCGTGCGTCACGGCCGTGGTCCATCCGTGCAGCGCCGACGCCATGCGCGCAGTGGCTGAGGCCGCCGACGCCGGCATCGTCGTTCCGATTCTCATCGGCCCTGCGGCGCGTATGACGAATGCGGCGAAGGACGCCGGTGTCGATATTGCGGCCTTCCGGGTGATCGACGTCCCGCACAGCCACGCCGCCGCCGCCGAAGCCGTCGCGCGCGTGCGGGCCGGCGAAGCCGCGCTGCTGATGAAGGGCTCGCTTCATACTGACGAGCTCATGGGCGCGGTCGTATCGTCCGACACGGGCCTTCGGACCGAACGCAGGATCAGCCACGCCTATGTGATGGACGTGCCCGGCTATCCGCGCCCGCTCATCATCACCGACGCCGCGATCAACATCGAGCCGACGCTTGAGGACAAGGCCGACATCGCGCGCAACGCGATCGACCTTGCCCATGTGATCGGGATCGAACAGCCCAGGGTCGCGATCCTCGCCGCCGTCGAAACGGTCAATCCGAAAATGCGCACCACATTGGATGCCGCGGCGCTCTGCAAGATGGCGGACCGGGGCCAGATCGAAGGCGCGCTGCTCGATGGCCCGCTCGCCCTCGATAATGCGATCAGCGAGGCGGCCGTGCGCGAGAAAAGTATCGTCTCGCCGGTCGCCGGCCAGGCGGACATCCTGCTGGTGCCCGATCTGGAGGCCGGCAACATGCTCGCAAAGCAGCTGACCTTCCTGGGCGGCGCCGATGCCGCAGGCGTGGTGCTCGGCGCGCGCGCTCCGATCATCCTCACCAGCCGGGCAGACAGCGTGCGCACGCGCCTCGCCTCCTGCGCGCTCGCGGTGCTGCTGGCGCGGGCTGCGACCAAGGCGGCTCCCGGCGTTGCGGGACAGCGCCGCGATGGCTGA